In one Alnus glutinosa chromosome 12, dhAlnGlut1.1, whole genome shotgun sequence genomic region, the following are encoded:
- the LOC133852357 gene encoding photosystem I reaction center subunit XI, chloroplastic: protein MAAASPMASQLKSSFTSPITRALASPKGLSASPLKVLPSGRRHSFTVKAVQSEKPTFQVIQPINGDPFIGSLETPVTSSPLIAWYLSNLPAYRTAVSPLLRGVEVGLAHGFLLVGPFVKTGPLRNTEYAGGAGSLAAAGLVVILSICLTMYGIASFNEGEPSTAPGLTLTGRKKVPDQLQTADGWAKFTGGFFFGGISGVIWAYVLLYVVNLPYYFK, encoded by the exons ATGGCCGCTGCTTCCCCAATGGCCAGCCAGCTGAAGTCCAGCTTCACCTCACCAATCACAAGAGCTTTGGCCTCACCCAAAGGCCTCTCTGCCTCTCCCCTCAAAGTCTTGCCTTCTGGGAGACGCCATTCCTTCACCGTCAAAGCCGTCCAATCTGAAAAG CCAACTTTCCAGGTTATTCAGCCCATCAATGGGGACCCATTCATTGGAAGCCTAGAGACTCCGGTGACATCAAGTCCATTGATTGCATGGTACCTCTCTAACCTTCCGGCCTATAGGACGGCAGTCAGCCCACTCCTGAGGGGTGTTGAAGTGGGCCTGGCCCATGGGTTTCTCCTTGTTGGGCCCTTCGTCAAGACTGGGCCTCTGAGGAACACCGAGTATGCTGGGGGAGCCGGGTCTCTTGCTGCTGCTGGCCTTGTTGTTATACTTAGCATTTGCTTGACCATGTATGGCATTGCATCCTTCAATGAAGGAGAACCATCCACTGCCCCCGGATTAACCCTAACCGGCCGGAAGAAGGTGCCTGACCAGTTGCAAACCGCTGACGGATGGGCCAAGTTCACCGGCGGGTTCTTCTTCGGTGGGATTTCCGGTGTCATTTGGGCATACGTCCTCCTCTACGTCGTGAACCTGCCCTACTACTTCAAGTGA
- the LOC133851376 gene encoding pentatricopeptide repeat-containing protein At4g21065-like gives MRWTSLSLCFGSTAFSKPPHFFSLVSLTTSRRFQSYWRHSSPYHYSTNESAVGVLHAKAVKSGTFQILNVGNHILNLCVKSQDLDYAQKLFDEISDRDVRTWTILMSGYARIGASRMVLDLFKDMQIEGVRANQFTLSSVLKCCSSVSDLRMGKGIHGWILRNGIKLDVILENSVLDFYVKCGTLDYAEKLFELMVEKDTVSWNIMVGANLLVGDMEKSLDMFRGLPYKDVASWNTIIDGLTRNGYERTALELLYEMVKNGPAFNKITFSIALVLVSSLYTMDLGRQIHGHILRSGFQKDGFVRTSLIDMYCKWGKMEKASIIFRKMPLPCVREKNSKFTSDELTTEIVSWSSMVSGYVRNGEYEDALKMFISMVRDQVEVDRFTVTSIISACADAGILELGRQIHAYVQKVGHTIDLHFSSSSIDMYAKCGCLDDAWTAFKQTVNLNVVSWTSMIIACALHGKGRKAVWLFEQMMHKGIKPNEVAFVGVLSACSHAGLLEEGYKYFRLMKEVHCIKPGVEHFTCMVDLYGRAGHLDKAKEFIHENGISHLTAVWKSFLSSCRLHKNIEMGKWVSETLLQLEPLDSGPYILFSNMCATSERWEEAAKMRSLMQQRRINKVPGQSWIQLKNQVHTFVMGNRSHPQDTEIYTYLDELIGRLKEIGYTSDVTLVMQDVEEEQREVLLGYHSEKLAVVYGIISTTSEMPIRVMKNLRVCTDCHNFIKYTSGLLHREIIVRDIHRFHHFKHGHCSCGDYW, from the coding sequence ATGAGATGGACTAGTCTGAGCTTATGCTTTGGCTCAACTGCATTTTCCAAACCACCCCACTTTTTCTCTCTGGTTTCCTTAACCACAAGTCGTCGATTCCAATCCTACTGGCGCCACTCTTCGCCATACCATTATTCAACAAATGAGTCAGCTGTTGGCGTCCTTCATGCCAAGGCGGTCAAGAGTGGTACTTTCCAAATTTTGAACGTGGGTAATCATATTCTGAATCTGTGCGTGAAATCTCAAGATTTGGATTATGCACAGAAGTTGTTCGATGAAATTTCTGACAGAGATGTTCGTACGTGGACAATTCTTATGTCGGGCTATGCACGAATTGGGGCATCTAGAATGGTGTTGGACCTCTTTAAAGATATGCAAATTGAGGGTGTTCGAGCAAACCAATTTACATTGTCAAGTGTTTTAAAGTGTTGTTCTAGTGTAAGTGATCTCCGAATGGGTAAAGGAATTCACGGGTGGATATTAAGAAATGGGATTAAGTTGGATGTCATATTGGAGAACTCTGTTCTTGACTTTTATGTGAAATGTGGGACATTGGATTATGCAgaaaaattgtttgaattgatgGTTGAGAAAGATACTGTGTCCTGGAACATAATGGTTGGTGCAAATCTGCTTGTTGGAGACATGGAGAAGTCTCTAGATATGTTCAGGGGTTTGCCCTATAAAGATGTTGCAAGTTGGAATACGATCATAGATGGGCTAACGCGAAATGGATATGAAAGAACCGCGTTGGAGTTACTATATGAGATGGTGAAGAATGGACCTGCATtcaataaaattactttttccaTAGCTTTGGTTTTGGTTTCTTCTTTATACACCATGGACCTAGGGAGACAAATTCATGGCCATATTTTGAGGTCTGGTTTTCAAAAAGATGGGTTTGTAAGGACTTCACTTATAGATATGTATTGCAAGTGGGGGAAAATGGAAAAGgcatccataatcttcagaaaaATGCCTCTGCCTTGTGTGAGagaaaaaaattccaagtttaCTTCTGATGAATTAACGACAGAAATTGTTTCATGGAGTTCAATGGTTTCCGGGTATGTTCGGAATGGTGAGTATGAAGATGCTTTGAAAATGTTTATCTCTATGGTCCGAGATCAAGTTGAGGTGGACAGATTTACTGTCACAAGCATTATTTCTGCATGTGCTGATGCTGGGATTTTGGAACTTGGTCGTCAGATCCATGCATATGTTCAGAAAGTCGGGCACACAATAGATCTTCATTTTAGTTCATCGTCAATTGACATGTATGCTAAATGTGGTTGcttggatgatgcttggacagctTTTAAGCAAACTGTTAATCTGAATGTTGTGTCGTGGACTTCAATGATAATTGCTTGCGCTTTACATGGGAAAGGGAGGAAAGCTGTTTGGCTTTTTGAGCAAATGATGCATAAGGGGATTAAACCAAATGAGGTTGCTTTTGTAGGGGTTTTAAGTGCATGTAGCCACGCGGGGTTGCTTGAAGAAGGTTACAAGTATTTCAGGTTGATGAAAGAAGTTCATTGCATCAAGCCTGGAGTTGAACACTTCACTTGTATGGTTGATCTTTATGGTCGAGCTGGTCATTTGGATAAGGCGAAGGAGTTCATTCATGAAAATGGCATCTCTCACCTGACTGCGGTTTGGAAATCATTTCTATCCTCTTGCAGACTTCATAAAAATATTGAGATGGGAAAGTGGGTTTCTGAAACACTTCTTCAGCTTGAACCTTTAGATTCAGGAccttatattttgttttcaaacaTGTGTGCCACCAGTGAGAGATGGGAAGAGGCAGCTAAAATGAGGAGCTTGATGCAACAGAGAAGGATTAACAAAGTCCCTGGTCAGTCTTGGATTCAACTAAAGAATCAAGTCCACACTTTTGTAATGGGAAATAGGTCTCACCCACAAGATACAGAGATATATACATACTTGGATGAGCTGATTGGAAGATTGAAGGAGATCGGATACACATCTGATGTGACGCTGGTGATGCAAGATGTAGAAGAAGAACAAAGGGAAGTGCTTCTTGGTTATCACAGTGAAAAACTTGCAGTCGTGTATGGCATCATTAGCACAACTTCTGAAATGCCTATTCGGGTAATGAAGAACCTTCGGGTTTGTACCGACtgtcataattttataaagtataCTTCTGGGCTTTTGCATAGGGAAATTATTGTGAGAGATATTCATCGATTCCATCACTTTAAGCATGGCCACTGTTCCTGTGGAGATTACTGGTGA
- the LOC133852330 gene encoding CRIB domain-containing protein RIC4, producing MRDRLMERLVILPFSVGCISEASVAVSVHHPRRSKPDAKSSAIRCKEEDDLESLSGESMMKNSFRLMVVPKPNITTGFHRLVKGFKNFSQLFVDKEDMEEVDEMEIGCPTDVKHVTHIGWDGGASATASPVMGWDNLVTPQLLSLPSPSPSLEHFHLSRADHETDHLLINTSP from the exons ATGAGAGATAGATTAATGGAAAGGCTTGTTATTCTTCCTTTCTCTGTTGGTTGTATCTCCGAAGCTAGCGTTGCCGTATCTGTTCACCATCCCAGAAGGTCGAAACCAGACGCAAAATCATCTGCaataa GAtgtaaagaagaagatgatttaGAAAGCTTGTCAGGTGAAAGCATGATGAAGAACTCGTTCAGGTTGATGGTGGTTCCAAAGCCAAATATAACGACTGGTTTTCATAGACTCGTCAAGGGCTTCAAGAACTTCTCCCAATTATTTG tggaCAAGGAAGATATGGAAGAAGTGGACGAGATGGAAATAGGATGCCCAACAGATGTGAAGCACGTGACACACATAGGATGGGATGGTGGTGCAAGTGCAACAGCCAGCCCCGTGATGGGGTGGGATAATCTCGTTACTCCTCAGTTGCTGTCTCTCCCTTCACCTTCACCTTCATTGGAGCACTTTCATCTTTCCAGGGCTGATCATGAAACTGATCATCTTCTTATAAATACTTCCCCTTAA